A part of Flexistipes sp. genomic DNA contains:
- the fdhF gene encoding formate dehydrogenase subunit alpha encodes MVNIRINGKETAVKSGKTILRVLQDIGIRVPTLCFHKYLSPVGRCKVCIVKADNRFVTACDTPVKDSMEVVTDSPDVEKLRKINIELMLSNIDTSKVPKKAEINDLLYSFRQNTPKNKEIKENPFFRYDASLCVLCGRCVAACTELQGRFIWDYASKGSDIHLIVGMDETFEEAHCEFCGTCVDFCPTGAIADKTSLSSEISTVTTVCSYCGVGCKIKLTTDGKKIVSGPSDEGDKYSSLCVKGRYANSYVLSEERLKKPLVRKYLLSGKEKNSDDEDMNSFVETGWDNVMDIVCDKLIQIEKSFGSDALGFLASAKCTNEENYLMQKLARQIFKTNNVDHCARLCHSSTVAGLIQAVGSGAMTNTMEDILQNASTIFIIGSNVTEQHPVFGVGIRQAVMNKGINLVVADPRFTDIAEFSDIYLGINGGSDIALLNSLCRIILENGWEDKEFINNRCENFDQFREHALSVDMNDVIEKTGLKYDELYKAAEKIACSKPAAVIWAMGITQHICGVDNVLALANLQMLTGNLGIKGGGLNPLRGQNNVQGACDMGALPNVFNGYQNVTNPEKFIFFQDKWGFADDKPLNGDPGLTVTEMIEKGGTGEIKALYIMGENPVMTDPDVNKVMECLEKTEFIVLQDIFFSETSKYADVVLPAASFAEKEGTFTNTERKIQKLTPLLPPLHESKTDLNILTQLAQKLIEKKGYHKSGEFSGWGYNSAKDVMDEINKMTPIYAGVLTERLEEDEALYWPVKNKNDTGTPVLHEKTFSNGKGKFHPVNYIRPNELPDSEYPFLLNTGREIFHWHGGELTRRIKEIMSAAGEAVVLINSNDAVDMGIEDNAEVEVSSRRGVISAKTFLTDRVGKKTVFGNFHFVEGNVNKLTVKALDPAAKIPEYKVCAVKIRPLNH; translated from the coding sequence GTGGTTAATATTCGTATAAACGGAAAAGAAACAGCGGTTAAAAGCGGCAAAACAATACTTAGGGTACTTCAGGATATCGGTATCCGTGTACCCACACTCTGTTTTCATAAATATTTGTCTCCCGTAGGGAGGTGTAAAGTATGTATTGTTAAAGCTGATAACCGCTTTGTGACCGCCTGTGATACACCAGTGAAAGATAGCATGGAAGTTGTTACGGATTCCCCTGATGTTGAGAAATTGAGAAAAATTAATATTGAACTGATGCTGAGCAATATAGATACTTCAAAAGTTCCGAAAAAAGCTGAAATCAATGATTTACTCTATTCATTCCGGCAGAATACACCAAAAAATAAGGAAATAAAGGAAAACCCTTTTTTCAGATATGATGCATCGCTGTGCGTGTTGTGCGGAAGATGCGTGGCAGCCTGCACTGAGTTACAGGGGCGCTTTATATGGGATTATGCATCAAAAGGTTCTGATATACATCTTATTGTCGGAATGGATGAAACATTTGAAGAGGCACACTGTGAATTTTGCGGTACTTGTGTTGATTTCTGCCCCACCGGTGCAATTGCAGACAAAACCTCCCTCAGTTCTGAAATAAGTACTGTCACCACTGTCTGCAGTTATTGCGGAGTGGGTTGTAAAATTAAGCTTACCACAGACGGCAAGAAAATTGTTTCCGGACCTTCTGATGAAGGGGATAAGTATAGTTCGCTTTGTGTAAAAGGGAGGTATGCTAACAGTTACGTTCTGAGTGAAGAAAGACTGAAAAAGCCGCTCGTAAGGAAATACCTGCTCTCAGGGAAAGAAAAAAATTCTGATGATGAAGACATGAACAGCTTTGTTGAAACCGGCTGGGATAATGTGATGGATATTGTTTGCGATAAACTTATTCAGATAGAAAAGTCATTTGGCAGCGATGCTTTGGGGTTTCTTGCTTCAGCCAAATGTACAAATGAAGAGAATTATCTGATGCAGAAACTTGCCCGGCAGATTTTCAAGACCAACAATGTGGATCACTGTGCCAGGCTCTGTCATTCCTCAACAGTTGCAGGGCTTATTCAGGCCGTAGGTTCCGGAGCAATGACGAATACAATGGAAGATATTCTGCAAAATGCTTCCACGATATTCATTATAGGGTCAAATGTTACTGAGCAGCACCCTGTTTTCGGTGTGGGAATCCGCCAGGCTGTAATGAATAAAGGTATTAACCTTGTAGTGGCTGATCCGAGGTTTACGGACATTGCTGAATTTTCCGACATATATCTCGGTATTAACGGAGGTTCGGATATTGCCCTTCTGAACAGTTTGTGTCGGATAATTTTAGAGAACGGTTGGGAAGATAAGGAATTTATTAATAACAGGTGTGAAAACTTTGATCAATTTAGAGAACATGCCCTGTCCGTTGATATGAATGATGTTATTGAAAAGACAGGTCTGAAATATGATGAGCTTTATAAAGCAGCTGAAAAAATCGCATGCAGCAAACCTGCTGCAGTTATCTGGGCAATGGGGATTACTCAGCATATCTGCGGCGTTGACAATGTTCTGGCTCTTGCCAATCTGCAAATGCTTACGGGAAATCTGGGAATAAAAGGCGGCGGTTTGAATCCGCTGAGAGGGCAGAACAATGTGCAGGGAGCATGTGATATGGGAGCTCTTCCAAATGTGTTTAACGGTTACCAGAACGTTACCAACCCGGAAAAATTCATTTTTTTTCAGGACAAATGGGGGTTTGCTGATGATAAACCGTTGAACGGTGATCCGGGATTAACGGTTACGGAGATGATTGAAAAGGGGGGAACCGGAGAGATAAAAGCTCTGTACATTATGGGGGAAAACCCTGTGATGACAGATCCGGATGTGAACAAAGTGATGGAATGTTTGGAAAAGACGGAATTTATTGTTCTTCAGGATATTTTCTTCTCGGAAACGTCTAAATATGCAGATGTAGTTTTACCGGCGGCGAGTTTTGCAGAAAAAGAGGGAACGTTCACCAACACGGAGAGAAAAATCCAGAAACTCACACCTCTTCTTCCCCCACTGCATGAATCAAAAACAGACTTAAATATTCTGACACAGTTGGCACAGAAGCTGATTGAAAAGAAAGGGTATCATAAATCCGGAGAATTCAGCGGCTGGGGGTATAATTCGGCAAAAGATGTTATGGATGAGATAAATAAAATGACACCTATCTATGCCGGTGTATTGACTGAAAGACTTGAAGAGGATGAAGCGCTTTATTGGCCGGTGAAAAATAAAAATGATACCGGCACGCCTGTGCTGCATGAAAAAACATTCTCAAATGGTAAGGGAAAATTCCACCCGGTAAATTATATCCGTCCCAATGAGCTCCCTGACAGTGAATATCCCTTTCTGCTGAACACCGGTCGGGAAATATTTCACTGGCACGGCGGAGAACTCACAAGACGTATCAAAGAAATAATGTCCGCGGCAGGAGAAGCGGTTGTTTTGATAAATTCAAATGATGCTGTAGATATGGGCATTGAGGACAATGCGGAGGTTGAGGTTTCATCCAGGCGGGGTGTTATCAGTGCAAAAACTTTTCTGACGGACAGAGTGGGCAAAAAAACAGTATTTGGAAATTTTCACTTTGTGGAAGGTAATGTTAATAAGCTCACAGTAAAGGCACTGGATCCTGCCGCCAAAATACCGGAGTATAAAGTATGCGCCGTAAAAATCCGTCCGCTGAATCATTAG
- a CDS encoding TetR/AcrR family transcriptional regulator, which yields MGEKGEITKNKILKAAVKLIFQKGIEATSISDIVKEAGVAKGSVFFHFPDKQTLVSEALKQYENKFFIFLEQSLSGNTPGERLINFFENVSKAHKERNYTGGCIFGNTALEMADKNEIFTGIVSNVFKKWVINLEEVIQEAVKTGEIRKDIQPDVLASTIVAALEGGIMLARLEKSGKPLEKSMCAFVKILDIKTQSRKEETCLNY from the coding sequence ATGGGCGAAAAGGGAGAAATCACAAAAAATAAAATTTTGAAAGCCGCTGTTAAGCTGATTTTTCAAAAGGGTATAGAAGCAACGAGTATCAGCGATATTGTCAAAGAAGCCGGTGTGGCAAAAGGGAGTGTTTTTTTTCATTTTCCTGATAAGCAGACTTTGGTGTCTGAAGCTTTGAAGCAATACGAAAATAAATTCTTTATTTTTCTGGAACAATCTTTGTCAGGCAATACTCCCGGAGAGCGGCTCATTAATTTTTTTGAGAATGTAAGCAAAGCTCATAAAGAGAGGAATTATACAGGGGGCTGTATATTTGGAAATACTGCCCTGGAGATGGCTGATAAAAACGAAATTTTTACCGGGATCGTGTCAAACGTTTTCAAAAAATGGGTAATAAATCTTGAAGAAGTTATTCAAGAAGCTGTTAAAACAGGTGAAATAAGAAAAGATATCCAACCGGATGTTCTGGCATCAACAATTGTAGCAGCCCTGGAAGGCGGAATTATGCTTGCCAGGCTGGAAAAAAGTGGCAAACCGTTGGAAAAATCTATGTGCGCATTTGTGAAAATACTTGATATAAAAACACAGAGCAGAAAGGAGGAAACATGTCTAAATTATTGA
- a CDS encoding carboxymuconolactone decarboxylase family protein, producing MSKLLTDNEATGKAKEVFDELREKMGMVPNFFRAQAAVDPEWTAINLSRWKHIMHNERKLDRKTKELIALAVSLVNNCEYCSMAHEGAAKMAGASDEELNELRQVVELFQSFTVIADSLNVPCEV from the coding sequence ATGTCTAAATTATTGACAGACAATGAAGCAACCGGGAAAGCGAAAGAAGTGTTTGATGAACTCAGGGAGAAAATGGGAATGGTCCCCAATTTTTTCAGGGCTCAGGCAGCCGTTGATCCGGAATGGACAGCTATTAATTTGAGCCGCTGGAAGCATATTATGCATAATGAGCGCAAACTGGACCGTAAAACGAAAGAACTTATAGCTCTTGCTGTGTCGTTGGTAAATAACTGTGAGTACTGTAGTATGGCACATGAAGGTGCTGCGAAAATGGCCGGAGCGAGTGATGAGGAGTTAAATGAATTAAGGCAGGTTGTGGAACTGTTCCAGAGCTTTACTGTAATTGCCGATTCGCTGAACGTGCCATGCGAGGTTTAA
- a CDS encoding peroxiredoxin-like family protein, which yields MSLKEKLEELKKQSAGKIPEDAREVMQRATEDLIKSGIEENIPKAGSKAYDFTLQNYDGSAVTLSEEASKGPVVLSFYRGGWCPVCNLELNYLQSRLSDFQSHGANLIAVSPELPEYANETVERHSIEFPVLYDSDNNVAAKYGLVFKMPEDLVEIYEKFGLDVAKHNGNEKYEIPIPATFVVDRDLTLKYVFGKADYNQRAEPDDIIEVLKGL from the coding sequence ATGTCACTTAAAGAAAAATTAGAAGAGTTGAAAAAACAAAGTGCCGGGAAAATTCCCGAAGATGCCAGGGAAGTAATGCAGAGAGCAACAGAAGACTTGATAAAGAGCGGAATCGAAGAAAATATTCCCAAAGCTGGTTCAAAAGCTTACGATTTTACCCTGCAAAATTATGACGGTTCGGCAGTCACCCTCTCTGAAGAGGCTTCAAAAGGTCCTGTTGTCCTGAGCTTTTACAGAGGAGGCTGGTGTCCGGTGTGTAATTTGGAACTGAATTATTTGCAGAGCAGATTGTCCGATTTCCAAAGCCATGGGGCAAATCTAATAGCGGTATCTCCGGAATTGCCGGAATATGCCAATGAAACGGTGGAAAGACACAGTATCGAATTCCCGGTTTTATATGATTCAGACAATAACGTTGCTGCAAAATACGGTCTGGTATTCAAAATGCCGGAGGATCTTGTGGAGATTTATGAAAAATTCGGTCTGGATGTTGCAAAGCACAACGGCAACGAAAAATATGAAATACCGATTCCTGCTACCTTTGTGGTGGATAGAGACCTTACCTTAAAATATGTATTTGGGAAAGCTGATTACAACCAGCGGGCTGAACCTGATGATATTATAGAGGTTTTGAAAGGCCTGTAA
- a CDS encoding DsrE family protein, whose product MNKDTLVILWTSGDIEVAENMVFMYTLNGKKRSWWENINFIIWGPSSKLLNDTPELQEKIKEFIREGIKVEACKACADNYGVADNLENLGVEVKYMGQPLTDYIKEGYSVLSF is encoded by the coding sequence ATGAATAAGGATACTTTGGTGATTTTATGGACAAGCGGCGATATTGAAGTCGCAGAAAATATGGTTTTTATGTATACACTAAACGGCAAAAAACGCAGCTGGTGGGAAAATATCAACTTTATTATATGGGGACCATCTTCAAAACTTCTAAACGATACACCTGAGTTGCAGGAGAAAATAAAAGAATTTATCCGTGAGGGCATAAAAGTGGAAGCATGTAAAGCGTGTGCAGATAATTACGGGGTTGCAGATAATCTTGAAAATCTGGGAGTGGAAGTCAAGTATATGGGGCAGCCATTGACCGATTATATCAAAGAAGGTTACAGTGTTCTGAGTTTTTAA
- a CDS encoding GDCCVxC domain-containing (seleno)protein, which translates to MEIIKKSVITCPECGYEKEETMPTDACQYFYRCDNCKSILKPKEGDCCVFCSYGSVKCPPVQQKKSCC; encoded by the coding sequence ATGGAAATTATTAAAAAGTCTGTAATAACATGTCCGGAATGCGGATACGAAAAAGAAGAAACGATGCCTACAGATGCCTGCCAGTATTTTTACAGATGTGATAACTGTAAAAGTATATTAAAACCCAAAGAGGGGGACTGCTGTGTTTTTTGCAGCTACGGTTCGGTTAAATGTCCCCCCGTACAGCAGAAAAAAAGCTGCTGCTGA
- a CDS encoding ATP-grasp domain-containing protein gives MKKKNIFIVGYDDFNIDMLESLPESKEHNFISLLSFKEIRDGDGKPIKSLLKKAVSRIESFDGSVDAIMGYWDYPVTLLASILTEKYGLPGVPVESILKCEHKYLSRLEQAKVIPEHIPLFEVFDPFNDNYMSDVKMLPPYWIKPIKSFSSYLAYRINSDLDFMDAREEIRRYIGKVTEPFEDFIHQLNLPEELTKNKGKTCIAESLLSGSMCTLEGYVYNNEVFVYGIVDSVRETDSSSFSRYEYPSKIPQNIQEEMEKITRKIMKHIGYNNNTFNIEFFYNQTSGKITLLEINPRHSQSHAFLFDSVDGVANHKIQLDLALGKKPELPEKFSGKYKKAAKFMTRTFEDGFITKVPTYRELKKINKENKDIIIKPLVKEGTRLSQLTYQDSYSYELANIYIPAFDEKDLIERYNKIISEINFKRAYENDISIV, from the coding sequence ATGAAAAAAAAGAATATTTTTATTGTCGGTTATGACGATTTTAACATCGATATGCTTGAATCATTACCTGAATCCAAAGAGCACAATTTTATCTCTCTATTATCTTTCAAGGAAATAAGAGACGGTGACGGAAAACCCATCAAATCACTGCTGAAAAAAGCTGTTTCACGGATTGAATCTTTTGACGGCAGCGTCGATGCGATAATGGGCTATTGGGACTATCCCGTTACCCTTCTTGCTTCTATTCTCACAGAAAAATACGGACTGCCCGGTGTTCCCGTTGAAAGCATATTAAAATGTGAGCACAAATATCTCAGCAGACTCGAGCAGGCAAAAGTCATTCCGGAGCATATTCCACTTTTTGAAGTTTTCGACCCCTTTAACGACAACTATATGTCAGATGTGAAAATGCTGCCGCCATACTGGATTAAACCGATAAAATCATTCAGCTCTTATCTGGCTTATCGGATAAACAGTGACCTGGATTTTATGGATGCCAGAGAAGAGATCAGAAGATATATAGGGAAAGTAACCGAACCTTTCGAGGATTTTATACACCAACTTAATCTGCCGGAAGAACTGACGAAAAATAAAGGCAAAACGTGTATAGCTGAAAGCTTACTTTCCGGGAGTATGTGTACACTGGAAGGCTATGTTTATAACAATGAAGTTTTTGTATACGGGATTGTCGATTCTGTAAGGGAAACAGACAGCTCCTCATTTTCCAGATATGAATACCCCTCAAAAATCCCTCAGAATATACAAGAGGAGATGGAAAAAATTACCCGGAAAATAATGAAACACATAGGCTATAACAACAATACCTTTAACATTGAATTTTTCTATAATCAGACTAGCGGCAAAATTACTCTGCTGGAGATAAATCCAAGACATTCACAGTCACATGCATTTCTTTTTGACAGCGTTGACGGTGTGGCAAATCATAAAATCCAGCTGGATCTGGCCCTTGGGAAAAAGCCTGAATTGCCGGAAAAATTCAGCGGAAAATATAAAAAGGCTGCCAAATTTATGACCAGAACATTTGAAGACGGCTTTATTACAAAAGTGCCTACATACCGGGAACTGAAAAAAATCAACAAGGAAAATAAAGATATTATAATCAAACCTCTGGTAAAGGAAGGAACAAGACTATCTCAGTTGACTTATCAGGACAGTTACAGTTACGAATTGGCGAATATTTACATCCCGGCTTTCGATGAAAAGGATCTGATTGAAAGATATAACAAAATTATCTCAGAAATCAATTTCAAGCGCGCATACGAAAACGATATAAGTATTGTTTAG
- a CDS encoding ferredoxin: MAKVALDQEECIGCRACVEICEEVFGFDEDEEKAYVIKPEGGPEEEIQEAIDSCPTDCIYWEE; encoded by the coding sequence ATGGCAAAAGTAGCATTGGACCAGGAAGAATGTATCGGCTGCAGAGCTTGTGTGGAAATCTGCGAAGAAGTTTTCGGCTTTGATGAAGACGAGGAAAAGGCATATGTAATCAAACCGGAAGGCGGACCTGAAGAAGAAATTCAGGAAGCTATCGATTCCTGCCCCACTGATTGCATCTACTGGGAAGAGTAA
- a CDS encoding flavodoxin family protein produces MFNILCIVGSRRKKGNTATLVKEAMKAFDTEEVQAELIFLDDYNFESCNGCNGCQNSFTCVIDDDMQKIYPKILASDAVVLGSPTYFYNITAETKAFIDRCFCLDFFDEDDRSVWISINDTGKQKYAAVISVAEQHSEKDMGVTPEVMKGSLESLGYRVVDVVKALGLFSAGEAAHDTTALQDAYNAGEKLLRTLRLRRKIEILVQNKKSE; encoded by the coding sequence ATGTTTAACATTCTATGTATTGTCGGAAGCAGAAGAAAAAAAGGCAACACAGCAACATTGGTGAAAGAGGCAATGAAAGCTTTTGATACAGAAGAAGTGCAGGCGGAGCTGATTTTTTTGGACGATTACAACTTTGAAAGCTGCAACGGATGCAACGGATGCCAAAATTCCTTTACCTGTGTGATTGATGATGACATGCAGAAAATTTATCCGAAAATTCTTGCATCTGATGCTGTTGTTTTAGGCTCGCCAACATATTTTTACAATATTACTGCGGAAACGAAAGCCTTTATCGACAGATGCTTTTGCCTTGATTTTTTTGATGAGGATGACCGTTCTGTCTGGATAAGTATCAACGATACCGGAAAACAAAAATATGCAGCTGTAATATCGGTGGCTGAGCAGCATTCTGAAAAGGATATGGGAGTAACCCCTGAAGTGATGAAGGGTTCCCTGGAATCCCTGGGATATCGTGTAGTTGATGTGGTCAAAGCTCTTGGTCTTTTCAGCGCGGGTGAGGCAGCCCATGATACAACTGCTTTGCAGGATGCTTACAATGCTGGTGAAAAACTTCTCAGAACACTCAGGCTGAGAAGAAAGATTGAAATATTAGTGCAGAATAAAAAGTCTGAATAA
- a CDS encoding efflux RND transporter permease subunit gives MFDFFYKRPQLLYSLLAGFIFLGLIGFMKMPRNFFPDAEYPQVFVITQVPGATAETVSSTVSKVLEEEIYTLANIRSVSSTNIAGMSVVRAEFDYSKELGEAAVYVNNALNRVRSQLPEDAAPSIYTSGAFNAPVDVFTLTPAVDSMTLADVRKIAESDVKRELLKNKYIGNVEIFGGYKGAVSVELDPMKMRKYSLVAADVIKIINNTYKDIPMGFLQSENNYITVNFYGEDVPVGSLRKLPVKSNVKLKDVAEISWGHEKNRSAYVGNARSGIAVIVKRPPGGSIVDASNAAREIAGKLKNRFDNIAFSISDTQKDLVDTSLRNMFDTLKLTIIIVVFVILLFLANIRATLASAITIPIIFFTSLGIIWITGGELNLIVMTAIVLALGLVVDDSVVVLENIERHFNDLNKPIDRAVKEGTKEVTLASFSGTLTTIIAVFPLMFVGGFPEKIFKPLSFTLIIALSVSYFLSITFIPRVFILFYKNGMGQWKIEKVLNNLYFKTLDKLKIPYVTLLRFTKKSHFIKILIIVIAFALLVVSGKNIVPVIGRDVMPPMDTGIIKVQVSFSSNMPAHESLQRIKGFTEWLHKQPEVKKSSVSIGSEPGVLAMGNGALSGEVNIIIHLTNRFNREASMWDVEERIREQLSQIKGAKYVNVSDHGATPFSSIKAPVVTRIKAEDFETLPQIASKVRERMLNVKGINSVDINWNNDMKEVLLDINKNKLAFYGLTGTELSRQLALKGVRAGDKSSFSSIKSQEIKVYYEKPFGENIRSLSLLPIKTDKGFIPLSQLADIKTGFTPAKITREDLLYSIDVNGYTGKRPVSIVTSDVKKKIAELDTAGYKVSQEGNITALNDSFKRLSVAVGISAIFLLIALYTIYKSMKLALIMIPMLPLSAIGAFWALLFFNKPLCLPAMVGLLLLFGIILNNAILLVDFYREFKDEYGPFDAAVKSVQVRFRPVLMTAVSTIAGMIPLALEMAVGLERVSPLADVAIGGLLIGTVITLVFIPMFCYWFEGKKTKIE, from the coding sequence ATGTTCGATTTTTTTTATAAAAGACCGCAGTTATTATACAGCCTGTTGGCTGGATTTATATTCTTAGGTCTGATCGGTTTCATGAAAATGCCGAGAAATTTTTTCCCGGATGCCGAATACCCCCAGGTATTTGTGATCACACAGGTTCCCGGAGCAACTGCAGAGACAGTATCTTCCACTGTTTCAAAAGTACTGGAAGAGGAAATTTACACCCTTGCAAACATAAGAAGCGTAAGCTCCACAAACATCGCCGGTATGTCCGTTGTCAGAGCTGAATTTGATTACTCAAAAGAGCTGGGTGAAGCGGCGGTATATGTAAACAATGCTCTTAACCGTGTACGCTCACAGCTGCCGGAAGATGCCGCACCTTCAATCTACACTTCAGGCGCTTTTAATGCACCTGTTGATGTGTTCACACTAACTCCTGCGGTTGACTCAATGACTTTGGCAGATGTCCGGAAAATTGCTGAAAGCGACGTCAAACGTGAATTGCTGAAAAACAAATATATCGGGAATGTGGAAATTTTCGGCGGATACAAGGGAGCGGTATCTGTTGAGCTTGATCCCATGAAAATGCGCAAATACTCACTTGTTGCAGCAGATGTAATTAAAATCATAAACAATACCTACAAAGATATCCCGATGGGCTTTCTGCAGTCCGAAAACAACTATATTACTGTCAACTTTTACGGTGAAGATGTGCCCGTCGGCTCTCTTAGAAAACTTCCTGTAAAGAGCAATGTAAAGCTGAAAGATGTGGCTGAAATAAGCTGGGGGCATGAAAAGAACCGTTCTGCATATGTTGGGAATGCAAGGAGCGGAATTGCCGTAATCGTAAAACGCCCTCCGGGCGGCAGCATAGTTGATGCCAGCAATGCTGCACGGGAAATTGCCGGTAAATTGAAAAATCGATTTGATAATATTGCATTCAGCATATCCGACACCCAAAAAGATCTGGTAGATACATCTTTGAGAAATATGTTTGATACATTAAAATTGACTATAATTATTGTTGTTTTTGTCATACTTTTGTTTCTGGCAAATATCAGGGCTACGCTGGCTTCCGCAATAACAATACCCATTATATTTTTCACAAGTTTAGGCATTATCTGGATTACCGGAGGCGAACTTAACCTGATTGTGATGACTGCAATTGTGCTGGCTCTTGGATTGGTTGTGGATGACTCTGTTGTTGTCTTGGAAAATATTGAGCGTCACTTTAATGATTTGAATAAACCTATAGACAGGGCTGTAAAAGAGGGAACAAAAGAGGTAACGCTGGCAAGTTTCAGTGGGACTCTGACCACAATTATCGCCGTTTTTCCTTTAATGTTTGTCGGCGGATTTCCTGAAAAAATTTTCAAACCTCTATCATTCACACTTATTATAGCCTTATCCGTGTCATATTTTCTTTCAATAACTTTTATTCCAAGAGTTTTTATACTTTTTTATAAAAACGGAATGGGTCAGTGGAAGATTGAAAAAGTGCTGAACAATCTTTATTTCAAAACACTTGATAAATTGAAAATCCCTTATGTCACTCTGCTTAGGTTTACGAAAAAATCACATTTTATAAAAATTCTTATTATTGTAATAGCTTTTGCCCTGCTCGTTGTAAGCGGAAAAAATATTGTACCCGTTATCGGCAGGGATGTGATGCCCCCTATGGATACAGGGATTATTAAAGTTCAGGTGAGTTTCAGCTCCAATATGCCTGCGCATGAGAGCCTGCAACGTATAAAAGGATTTACTGAATGGCTTCACAAACAGCCTGAAGTAAAAAAATCATCCGTCTCCATCGGCAGCGAGCCCGGGGTTTTGGCAATGGGCAACGGTGCCCTTTCAGGCGAGGTTAATATTATAATCCACCTGACTAACAGATTTAACAGAGAAGCAAGTATGTGGGACGTGGAAGAAAGGATCAGAGAACAATTGAGTCAGATTAAAGGGGCGAAATATGTCAATGTTTCCGATCACGGAGCCACCCCTTTTTCTTCGATAAAAGCACCGGTGGTCACAAGAATCAAAGCTGAGGATTTTGAAACACTTCCACAGATTGCCTCTAAAGTCAGAGAAAGAATGTTGAATGTCAAAGGTATAAATTCCGTTGATATCAACTGGAATAATGACATGAAAGAGGTATTGCTGGATATAAATAAAAACAAACTCGCTTTTTACGGCTTAACCGGTACCGAGCTCAGCAGGCAGCTTGCCCTGAAAGGTGTCAGAGCCGGAGATAAATCTTCCTTTTCATCCATTAAAAGCCAGGAGATAAAAGTTTACTATGAAAAACCTTTTGGTGAGAATATCCGGTCTTTGAGTCTGCTGCCAATAAAAACTGATAAAGGTTTTATTCCTTTGTCCCAATTAGCAGATATTAAAACGGGATTTACTCCTGCCAAAATTACCAGGGAAGATTTGTTATATAGTATAGATGTGAACGGATACACAGGAAAAAGACCGGTATCGATTGTTACCTCCGATGTAAAGAAAAAGATTGCAGAACTGGATACCGCCGGATACAAGGTAAGCCAGGAGGGAAATATTACAGCCCTTAATGACAGTTTCAAAAGGTTGTCAGTAGCTGTAGGAATATCTGCAATTTTCCTTTTAATCGCCCTGTACACGATTTATAAATCGATGAAGCTGGCGCTTATCATGATACCGATGCTGCCGTTATCTGCAATCGGAGCATTCTGGGCACTTCTCTTTTTTAACAAACCCCTTTGCCTTCCTGCTATGGTTGGACTGCTCCTTCTTTTCGGCATCATTCTTAATAATGCAATTCTACTCGTTGATTTTTACAGGGAATTCAAGGATGAGTACGGTCCTTTTGATGCAGCAGTTAAAAGCGTACAGGTTCGTTTCAGACCGGTTTTGATGACGGCTGTGAGTACAATTGCCGGAATGATACCCCTGGCTCTGGAAATGGCTGTAGGACTGGAAAGGGTATCACCGCTTGCTGATGTCGCCATCGGCGGACTGCTTATCGGCACGGTAATCACTCTTGTTTTTATTCCTATGTTCTGCTACTGGTTTGAAGGTAAAAAGACAAAAATCGAATAA